From a region of the Halanaerobium hydrogeniformans genome:
- a CDS encoding diguanylate cyclase, with product MIDKDILDDKLNLIEKNRIFLLVSHRENQNILKKYLMPEHEVITNNFSQNLEKIDLIIADEQGLQKFEEDIFEIKKTKSSFLYLPLLLITRIAIEDIPDKYLNIIDEIIEIPIEQRIFISRIKKLLGIRSMFLTVQIFQKLIDNNPAGICILLENREIKYVNDTFSSIIEKKKEDIINKNIVEVFPEDIIDQYFNKRKKIDKSRSTIELQLKDKHKWLDIQSIESKYKNIKLSSLIIIDMSERIEQQQEIEYLSYKDKLTDLYNRRFFEEEMERLDTERQLPISVIMADLNGLKLINDSYGHKKGDELLKRTAEILEKSIREEDILARQGGDEFAFLLPRTSKKQTEKILKRIREEIQKSEDKKFPISIALGTATKNKSEQNLADVLKKADDKMYQNKLSESRSSKSNIVQGLLNALAAKSHETKEHSDRMRKLALDFGESLVLSNSELNRLSLLARLHDIGKTNISEKILNKPAELNKEEWKIVKNHSEQGYKIALASEEFAVVAEDIFAHHENWDGSGYPRNLDGEDISYLARIISIIDAYDIMIHDLPYSKAISKEEALAEIKRCSGTQFDPELADKFIEFIKNN from the coding sequence TTGATAGATAAAGATATTTTGGATGATAAGCTCAATTTAATAGAAAAAAACAGGATTTTTTTACTGGTATCTCATCGGGAAAATCAAAATATTTTAAAAAAATATTTAATGCCAGAGCATGAAGTTATTACAAACAATTTTTCTCAAAATCTTGAAAAAATAGATTTAATAATCGCTGATGAACAGGGATTACAAAAATTTGAGGAAGATATTTTTGAAATCAAAAAAACCAAGAGCAGCTTTCTTTATTTACCTCTGCTTTTAATAACTAGAATTGCTATCGAAGATATACCTGATAAGTATCTTAATATAATAGATGAAATAATCGAGATCCCCATTGAACAAAGGATTTTTATTTCTCGAATAAAAAAATTACTGGGTATTAGAAGTATGTTTTTAACTGTACAGATATTTCAAAAACTAATAGATAATAATCCGGCTGGGATATGTATTTTACTGGAAAACAGGGAAATAAAGTATGTTAATGATACATTTTCAAGTATTATAGAAAAAAAGAAGGAAGATATTATAAATAAAAATATAGTTGAAGTTTTCCCTGAAGATATAATAGATCAATATTTTAATAAGAGGAAAAAAATTGATAAAAGCAGATCCACAATTGAACTACAGTTAAAAGATAAACACAAATGGCTGGATATACAGAGTATAGAATCAAAATATAAAAATATTAAATTAAGTTCATTAATTATAATTGATATGTCAGAACGAATAGAACAACAACAAGAAATAGAGTATTTATCTTATAAAGATAAATTAACCGATCTCTATAATCGGCGTTTTTTTGAAGAAGAAATGGAAAGACTGGATACAGAAAGACAACTGCCAATAAGTGTTATTATGGCTGACTTAAATGGTTTAAAATTAATTAATGACAGTTACGGACATAAAAAAGGTGATGAATTATTAAAAAGAACAGCAGAAATTTTAGAAAAATCTATCAGAGAAGAAGATATTCTAGCCCGTCAGGGTGGAGATGAGTTTGCCTTTTTGCTGCCCAGGACCAGTAAAAAGCAGACAGAAAAAATATTAAAGAGAATTAGAGAAGAAATTCAAAAGTCAGAAGACAAAAAATTTCCTATCTCTATTGCTTTAGGTACAGCAACTAAAAACAAGTCTGAGCAAAACCTGGCAGATGTTTTAAAAAAAGCAGATGATAAAATGTATCAAAACAAATTATCAGAAAGCAGAAGCAGTAAAAGTAATATTGTCCAGGGCTTACTTAATGCTTTAGCAGCTAAAAGTCATGAAACAAAAGAGCATTCGGATAGAATGCGAAAATTAGCTTTGGATTTTGGCGAAAGTTTAGTACTTTCTAATTCTGAATTGAATAGATTATCTCTACTGGCCAGGTTACATGACATAGGTAAGACTAATATTAGCGAAAAGATTTTAAACAAGCCAGCTGAGCTAAACAAAGAAGAATGGAAGATCGTTAAAAATCATTCAGAACAGGGTTATAAAATTGCTTTAGCCTCAGAAGAATTTGCTGTAGTAGCTGAAGATATATTTGCCCATCATGAAAACTGGGATGGTAGTGGTTATCCTCGAAATCTTGACGGAGAAGATATTTCTTATCTCGCCAGAATAATTTCTATAATAGATGCCTATGATATAATGATTCATGATCTTCCCTACAGTAAAGCAATAAGTAAAGAAGAGGCTTTAGCGGAGATAAAAAGATGTTCTGGAACTCAATTTGATCCAGAGTTAGCTGATAAATTCATTGAATTTATCAAAAACAATTAA
- a CDS encoding IS3-like element ISHahy2 family transposase (programmed frameshift), with product MEENIMPTKYPEEIKRKVVALANNGKNQTEILNEYGMARSTLHKWIKDYNNSGSFSAKDNRSDKEKELIKLQKENKQLKMENDIFKASGADNGTKVAVIKANRDKYSISAMCRALNISRGMIYYTPKEKQVDVELESEVISIYKASRNHYGTRKIKRELAKKGYQVSKRRIGKIMKKYNLVSTYTKKQYKVHSPSCNEDKIANIVNREFNKEEALDVVVSDLTYVNVKGKWNYVCLIIDLFNREFVGYAAGKKKNAELVTEAFKSIKRPLNQINILHTDRGNEFKNKAIDDILVRFDIERSLSNKGCPYDNAVAEAAFKVVKTEFAYDRIFNSFEELEYELFDYVNWYNNHRIHGSLDYLTPVEYRYLMFDKKLL from the exons ATGGAGGAAAATATCATGCCTACAAAATATCCTGAAGAAATCAAAAGAAAAGTTGTTGCTCTGGCCAATAATGGTAAAAATCAAACTGAAATACTCAATGAATATGGAATGGCAAGGTCCACACTTCATAAATGGATAAAAGACTATAATAACTCAGGTTCATTCAGCGCTAAAGATAATAGATCTGATAAAGAAAAAGAATTAATTAAATTACAAAAAGAAAACAAGCAGTTAAAAATGGAGAATGATATTT TTAAAGCAAGCGGCGCTGATAATGGGACGAAAGTAGCAGTTATTAAGGCAAACAGGGATAAATACAGTATTAGCGCCATGTGCAGAGCACTCAATATATCAAGGGGTATGATCTATTATACCCCTAAAGAAAAACAGGTTGATGTTGAACTAGAAAGCGAAGTGATTTCCATTTACAAAGCAAGTAGAAATCACTATGGAACCAGAAAAATCAAAAGAGAATTAGCTAAAAAAGGTTATCAGGTGTCCAAGCGAAGAATAGGTAAAATAATGAAAAAATATAATCTAGTTTCTACTTATACTAAAAAACAATACAAAGTTCATTCTCCAAGCTGTAATGAAGATAAAATTGCCAATATTGTAAACAGAGAATTTAACAAAGAAGAAGCTCTAGACGTTGTTGTCAGTGATTTAACCTATGTTAATGTAAAAGGAAAATGGAACTATGTCTGTCTGATCATAGATCTCTTCAACCGTGAATTTGTTGGTTATGCAGCAGGTAAAAAGAAAAATGCCGAATTAGTAACTGAGGCTTTTAAAAGTATTAAAAGACCACTAAATCAAATTAATATTTTACATACTGATAGAGGTAATGAATTCAAAAATAAAGCTATCGATGATATTTTAGTCAGGTTTGATATTGAGCGTTCTTTAAGCAATAAAGGATGCCCATATGATAATGCAGTGGCAGAAGCAGCCTTTAAAGTAGTTAAGACTGAATTTGCTTATGACAGAATATTTAACAGCTTTGAAGAGCTGGAATATGAGCTATTTGACTATGTTAACTGGTATAATAACCACAGAATCCACGGGTCGTTAGATTACCTAACACCTGTTGAATATAGATATTTAATGTTCGATAAAAAATTGTTGTAA
- a CDS encoding ATPase domain-containing protein: MRKHLSTGINGLDVILRDGLIPGRFYLLRGGPGTGKTTLGLHFLIEGLKNKEEVLLITMTEDIEKIKENGKQYNFPMDEINYIDLSPGEDFISAKKDYDIFSSAQSEQKPLVEKMTQKIEELSPDRIFFDGFTQLKYLSSDTYKFRKQILSFMQFVKKYDSTILLTSEVGASNPDDDLQFMVDGIINIVYESQNHYLEITKYRGSGFQKGKHSMKFKKDGIEVYPQLEFIKSSYNYESESLSFGVPEIDKLLNGGIEKGTTTIITGPTGVGKTTLGTQFIKTNGDKDLKSIIYTFEETQKSLMLRSKSVKINLEQLKNDKKVYIKEISPLEYTPAEFAYELSRDVQEKGISIVLLDSIAGYFLTFNNPDKMQKMITGIHNLCEHLKSLGVTVLMINEQKMITGDFQATDTQTSFIADNLIFLRYLEIQGKLEKAIGVLKKRMSGFENTMRKFEITEEGIKVGKPLENLRGILSGNPEFLNKK; encoded by the coding sequence ATGAGAAAACACCTATCTACAGGTATTAACGGTCTGGATGTAATCTTAAGAGATGGGCTAATTCCGGGGAGGTTTTATTTGCTTCGTGGAGGTCCCGGGACCGGGAAAACAACCCTGGGCTTACATTTTTTGATTGAAGGTTTAAAAAATAAAGAAGAAGTTCTTTTAATAACTATGACTGAAGATATAGAAAAAATAAAAGAAAATGGCAAGCAATATAATTTTCCCATGGACGAAATCAACTATATTGATTTAAGCCCTGGTGAAGACTTTATCTCTGCTAAAAAAGATTATGACATTTTTTCCTCAGCTCAGAGTGAACAAAAACCCTTGGTTGAAAAAATGACTCAAAAGATTGAAGAATTAAGTCCTGATAGGATTTTCTTTGATGGTTTTACTCAGTTAAAATATTTGAGTTCAGATACTTATAAGTTTAGAAAACAGATTTTATCTTTTATGCAGTTTGTAAAAAAATATGATTCCACTATTTTATTGACATCTGAAGTAGGTGCTTCAAATCCTGATGATGATCTGCAGTTTATGGTAGATGGAATTATAAACATCGTTTATGAAAGTCAAAATCATTATTTAGAAATAACAAAATATCGTGGTTCAGGTTTCCAAAAAGGGAAACACTCCATGAAATTTAAAAAAGATGGTATTGAAGTTTATCCTCAATTAGAATTTATAAAAAGCAGCTATAATTATGAAAGCGAATCACTTTCTTTTGGTGTTCCAGAAATAGATAAATTGCTTAATGGAGGTATTGAAAAAGGAACCACAACTATTATTACCGGACCAACAGGGGTTGGCAAAACCACCCTCGGAACTCAGTTTATTAAAACTAATGGTGATAAGGATTTAAAATCAATTATATATACTTTTGAAGAAACCCAAAAATCTTTAATGCTGAGATCTAAGTCGGTTAAAATCAATTTAGAACAGTTAAAAAATGATAAAAAAGTGTATATTAAAGAAATTAGTCCTTTAGAATATACTCCTGCTGAATTTGCTTATGAACTAAGCAGAGATGTACAGGAAAAGGGTATCTCAATTGTTTTACTTGATTCAATCGCAGGTTATTTTTTAACCTTTAATAATCCTGATAAGATGCAGAAAATGATTACGGGGATTCATAATTTATGTGAACATTTAAAATCTCTGGGAGTTACAGTTTTAATGATTAACGAACAAAAAATGATCACCGGTGATTTTCAGGCAACAGATACACAGACCAGTTTTATAGCAGATAATCTGATATTTTTAAGATATTTAGAGATTCAGGGTAAACTGGAAAAGGCAATTGGTGTCTTAAAAAAGAGGATGAGTGGTTTTGAAAATACTATGCGAAAATTTGAGATAACTGAAGAGGGAATAAAGGTTGGAAAACCATTGGAAAATTTAAGAGGTATATTAAGTGGTAATCCTGAATTTTTGAATAAAAAATGA
- a CDS encoding glucose-1-phosphate adenylyltransferase, which translates to MRTLALILAGGRGSRLDLLSAHRAKPSVPFAGKFRLIDFVLSNCVNSDIFNIGVLTQYLPHSLNNHIGIGKPWDLDRKQGGVTILQPFRGKPGQTDWYEGTAHAIYKNLSYLKNQSPDQVIILSGDHVYEMDYGKMVDYHIKKDADLTIAAQPVPYEEASRFGILDCNQEKKITDFVEKPVDPPSNLASMGIYVFKYDVLIEVLKKYCTHQSTDFGHNIIPPMIEENNVYLYEYDGFWRDVGTLGSYWETNLELVKSIPELNLYDEEWKMQTRSEEKPPAKFGRYGKASCSLISNGAIINGEVENSIISPGVYIEKGAVVRDSIIFNNSIIRSNSVIDKTIIDKEVEIKENCKIGYGDDYTPNKEVPDLLANGLNVIAKRAKVPAETKMGRNCRVHSYVGINSFDGKDISSGSTITSGIGKKIAEGDEKTIEELNI; encoded by the coding sequence ATGAGAACATTAGCATTGATTTTAGCAGGTGGAAGAGGTAGTAGACTGGATCTTTTATCGGCTCATAGAGCAAAACCAAGTGTGCCTTTTGCTGGTAAGTTTCGATTGATTGATTTTGTTTTAAGCAATTGTGTTAACTCTGATATTTTCAATATTGGTGTTTTAACACAGTACTTACCTCATTCTCTTAACAATCATATTGGTATTGGTAAACCCTGGGATCTTGACCGAAAACAAGGTGGTGTAACCATTTTGCAGCCTTTTAGAGGCAAGCCAGGTCAGACAGATTGGTATGAGGGAACCGCTCATGCAATTTATAAAAATTTAAGTTATTTAAAAAACCAGTCTCCAGATCAGGTTATTATTTTATCAGGAGATCATGTTTATGAGATGGATTACGGTAAAATGGTAGATTATCATATCAAAAAAGATGCAGATTTAACAATTGCTGCTCAGCCAGTACCATATGAAGAAGCCAGTCGTTTTGGCATTTTAGACTGTAATCAGGAGAAGAAAATTACTGATTTTGTAGAAAAACCTGTTGATCCTCCCAGTAATTTAGCTTCAATGGGGATTTATGTTTTTAAATATGATGTTTTAATAGAGGTATTAAAAAAATACTGTACTCATCAAAGTACAGATTTTGGTCATAATATTATCCCCCCAATGATCGAAGAAAATAATGTTTATCTTTATGAATATGATGGTTTTTGGAGAGATGTAGGAACCCTTGGTTCATATTGGGAAACTAATCTTGAACTTGTAAAATCGATTCCAGAGTTAAATCTTTATGATGAGGAATGGAAAATGCAGACAAGAAGTGAAGAAAAACCACCTGCAAAATTCGGAAGATACGGGAAGGCTTCCTGCAGCCTTATCTCCAATGGAGCAATTATTAATGGTGAGGTAGAAAATTCGATAATAAGTCCGGGAGTATATATAGAAAAAGGTGCAGTTGTTAGAGATTCGATTATTTTCAATAACAGTATAATCCGCAGCAACTCAGTTATAGATAAAACAATTATTGACAAAGAGGTAGAAATAAAAGAAAACTGCAAAATAGGTTATGGAGATGATTACACTCCAAACAAAGAAGTACCTGATCTTTTAGCAAATGGTTTAAATGTTATTGCAAAAAGGGCTAAAGTCCCAGCCGAAACAAAAATGGGAAGAAACTGTAGAGTTCACTCATATGTTGGAATAAATAGCTTTGATGGCAAAGACATAAGCAGTGGTAGTACTATAACCTCTGGTATTGGCAAAAAAATTGCTGAAGGTGATGAAAAAACAATTGAAGAATTGAATATTTAG
- a CDS encoding HAD family hydrolase yields MQKWNEINLYSNTRGINRFRGLVETFKALNADGLKLPEISNLENWVENSEELSNPALKKEIEKKEDNEDLKLALEWSQQLNIEISRLKKDISKVFSGVKASLEKMKKKADLAVVSSANTEALMDEWQSYGLDNYVKIILGQESGSKSENIKKLKAKGYAEDKILMIGDALGDFRAAEENKVLFYPILAGQEEKSWQLLYEEASDKFFSGTYRGKYESELIAEFKSVLN; encoded by the coding sequence TTGCAAAAATGGAATGAAATTAATCTATATTCTAATACAAGAGGTATAAATCGCTTTAGAGGTCTAGTTGAAACTTTTAAAGCCTTAAATGCTGATGGTTTAAAGCTACCTGAGATTAGTAATCTCGAGAATTGGGTAGAAAATAGTGAAGAATTATCAAATCCAGCTTTAAAAAAAGAAATAGAAAAAAAAGAGGATAATGAAGATCTTAAATTAGCTTTAGAGTGGAGTCAACAGTTAAATATAGAAATTTCTAGGCTTAAAAAAGATATCTCTAAAGTATTCAGTGGAGTTAAAGCTTCTCTTGAAAAAATGAAAAAAAAGGCAGATTTAGCTGTTGTGTCTTCAGCAAATACTGAAGCATTAATGGATGAATGGCAGAGTTATGGACTGGATAATTATGTGAAGATTATTTTAGGTCAGGAATCAGGCTCAAAATCTGAAAATATTAAAAAGTTAAAAGCTAAAGGTTATGCTGAAGATAAAATACTGATGATAGGTGATGCCTTAGGTGATTTTAGAGCAGCTGAAGAAAATAAAGTTTTATTTTATCCTATTCTAGCTGGCCAAGAAGAAAAATCCTGGCAGTTATTATATGAAGAAGCCTCAGATAAGTTTTTCTCTGGTACTTACAGAGGAAAATATGAATCAGAACTAATAGCTGAGTTTAAATCAGTTTTAAATTAA
- a CDS encoding GH39 family glycosyl hydrolase: MTCENINFIFGVPYKISLNSLSKKKIFNRSFKLIWVLKGNITFESSNYYSDAKEISNLKEEELQIINSYSPFKLINQSKDAKFLVFDFKTKYLRDFKLDFEEKIFYLNNSNSLDNLKYLLASLAKDYFQLDYQLHENSKPTLDEVLTLLHNKYCIHNQRKDDFYQQKQNSIVMKVVEKIEKDYNRNLTLNSIADEFHYNSSYLSEKFKSLMEINFKNYLDRLRLEETLYELYYTDKNINQIALETGCNNIKSFYRVFNKYFNLSPIQVRKKYPKLKKDSLVEEFGEIDFFIIYFKHVIRAYEKKELQRKEKFKKEIKIELGHSKKTINPVWQKLINAGTAQSIMDSNLRKQIRDLQEGIGFEYLRFEGIFNDDLEIIKGDNLDNIHYNWKLVDNIFDFVLENNLKPFVSLSFMPKALASKDKTIFYYQANFSPPKNINHWLDLIDAFIIHLINRYGIDEIKKWYFQVWTELPHRGFHWAASLEEYFDFYAATAVKIKNISSDIKVGPASDSFLENKIQTKKFLKYAADNNLPLDFYNINLYHNAIPAIEEEINLRDFYKERTLENIKFKFQEKDYSFKKAEKIKSMLKEFYPETELISTRWNLSWNPKEYIHDTAFMANYIVDNALKLQHKLDGLGYLNLSDLISEWPINELPFFGGRGLVNTEGIKKSAYYAYLILSKLGSKIIDQGDNYIVTVEGEDIQIIIYNYAYLSKSYQNADYSLINEHERYQVFEKKDPLDFELKLLNLSGKYKMNRYFLNRDSGSAFDEWLKMGAPPELSKHEIKYLKYKSYPDLKVKYLNLSGEFEINTVLEAHSLEFIVLKKQFSV, encoded by the coding sequence ATGACCTGTGAAAACATAAATTTCATATTTGGAGTACCATATAAAATTTCTCTTAATTCTCTTAGTAAGAAAAAGATTTTTAACCGATCTTTCAAATTGATTTGGGTTTTAAAAGGTAATATTACTTTTGAGAGCAGCAATTATTATTCTGATGCTAAAGAAATCAGCAATTTAAAAGAAGAAGAACTGCAGATAATTAATTCATATTCACCTTTTAAATTAATCAATCAAAGTAAAGATGCTAAATTTCTTGTTTTTGATTTTAAAACAAAATATTTAAGAGATTTTAAACTAGATTTTGAAGAAAAAATATTTTATCTAAATAATAGCAATAGTTTAGATAATCTAAAATATTTACTTGCCTCTTTAGCAAAAGATTATTTTCAGCTGGATTATCAACTTCATGAAAATTCAAAACCTACTTTAGATGAAGTTTTAACTTTACTGCATAATAAATACTGTATTCACAATCAAAGAAAGGACGATTTTTACCAGCAAAAACAAAATAGTATTGTCATGAAAGTTGTAGAAAAGATTGAAAAAGATTATAATCGAAATTTAACATTAAACAGTATAGCAGATGAGTTTCATTATAATAGTTCATATTTATCAGAAAAATTTAAGTCTTTAATGGAGATAAACTTTAAAAATTATTTAGATAGATTACGCCTTGAAGAAACACTGTATGAACTTTATTATACAGATAAAAATATTAATCAGATAGCTCTAGAAACAGGATGTAATAATATAAAAAGCTTTTACAGAGTTTTTAATAAATATTTTAATTTAAGTCCTATACAGGTTAGAAAAAAATATCCAAAACTCAAAAAAGACTCTTTAGTTGAAGAATTTGGCGAAATAGACTTTTTTATAATTTATTTTAAGCATGTTATTAGAGCTTATGAAAAAAAGGAATTACAAAGAAAAGAAAAATTCAAAAAAGAAATCAAAATTGAACTAGGGCATTCTAAAAAAACCATCAATCCTGTCTGGCAGAAACTGATTAATGCCGGAACAGCACAGAGTATTATGGATTCTAATTTGAGAAAGCAAATTAGAGATTTGCAGGAAGGAATTGGATTTGAGTATCTGCGTTTTGAGGGTATTTTTAATGATGATTTAGAAATTATCAAAGGTGATAATCTGGATAATATACATTATAACTGGAAATTAGTAGACAATATTTTTGATTTTGTTTTAGAAAATAATTTAAAACCTTTTGTTAGTCTGAGTTTTATGCCTAAAGCACTTGCCAGTAAGGATAAAACTATTTTCTATTATCAGGCTAATTTTTCTCCTCCAAAAAATATTAACCATTGGCTTGATTTAATTGATGCTTTTATTATTCATTTGATAAATCGTTATGGAATTGATGAAATAAAAAAATGGTACTTTCAAGTCTGGACTGAGCTTCCTCATCGAGGATTTCACTGGGCTGCTTCTCTAGAAGAATATTTTGATTTTTATGCTGCCACAGCAGTTAAGATAAAAAATATTTCCTCAGATATAAAAGTTGGTCCAGCTTCTGACAGTTTTTTGGAAAATAAAATACAGACTAAAAAGTTTTTAAAATATGCGGCAGATAACAACTTACCCCTTGATTTTTATAATATTAATTTATATCATAATGCTATTCCTGCTATAGAAGAAGAGATTAATTTAAGAGATTTTTATAAAGAGAGAACTTTAGAAAATATTAAATTTAAATTTCAAGAAAAAGATTATTCTTTTAAGAAGGCAGAAAAAATTAAGTCTATGTTAAAAGAATTTTATCCAGAGACAGAATTGATTTCTACTCGTTGGAATTTAAGCTGGAATCCTAAAGAATATATTCATGATACTGCTTTTATGGCAAATTATATAGTCGACAATGCTTTAAAACTTCAGCATAAATTAGATGGTCTGGGCTATTTAAATTTATCTGATTTAATTTCAGAATGGCCTATAAATGAGCTTCCCTTTTTTGGTGGTAGAGGCCTGGTAAATACTGAAGGAATCAAAAAATCCGCTTATTATGCCTATCTTATTTTATCTAAATTAGGCAGCAAAATTATTGATCAGGGTGACAACTATATTGTGACTGTAGAGGGAGAAGATATCCAGATCATTATTTATAATTATGCTTATTTAAGTAAGAGTTATCAAAATGCGGATTATAGTTTAATTAATGAACATGAAAGATATCAGGTTTTCGAAAAAAAAGATCCGCTGGACTTTGAATTAAAATTATTAAATTTAAGTGGCAAGTATAAAATGAATCGGTATTTTTTGAATAGAGACTCTGGTTCTGCTTTTGATGAATGGCTTAAAATGGGAGCTCCGCCTGAATTGAGCAAACACGAAATAAAATATCTTAAATATAAATCATATCCTGACTTAAAAGTAAAATATTTAAACTTAAGTGGCGAATTTGAGATTAATACTGTTTTAGAAGCTCATTCACTTGAATTTATCGTTTTGAAAAAACAATTTTCGGTGTAA
- the uidA gene encoding beta-glucuronidase gives MESQFLYPAESSTRQVVDLSGIWKFKVDYEGKGRKEGWQNGLDNYSEVPVPSSYNDLFTDKDIREHVGDVWYQTEFYLAEEWQHKNVNLRFGSATHRAEVWLNGEKIAEHEGGYMPFGAIINEAGNFGQKNTLVVVVNNELDLTTIPTGQVKEYDNGKKRLFPYFDFYNYAGIHSAVKLQILPKDYIYDITTVTDYDGSTGLVEYEIESSSDLEIKVELKDAAGNIVAEATGAKAKLEVEDVKLWQPGEGYLYQLEVNLLNDGDLVDNYPLPVGIRTVEVKGNRFLINGEQFYFKGFGKHQDSEINGRGFDPAVMIRDAELLDWINANSVRTSHYPYDEEFYRMCDRRGVVVIDETPAVGLFDMNMNFLAAGTGKKSDFFDKEIVHQETKENHKREIERLIKRDKNHASVVMWCLANEPDSAQERAEEYFKDIFSFARGLDPQERPLTFTNIMTAPYGKCKAAQFADVISLNRYYGWYIIGGSELEYAQKDFEEELAGWEKEGKPILMTEYGADTKAGIHKLPSVQWSEEYQNEYLELQHKVFDNCDSLVGEQMWNFADFQTVEGILRVNGNKKGAFTRDRQPKMAAHLLRKRWSKI, from the coding sequence ATGGAATCGCAATTTTTATATCCTGCTGAGTCTTCAACTCGACAGGTAGTAGATTTATCAGGAATCTGGAAATTCAAAGTTGATTATGAAGGAAAAGGAAGAAAAGAAGGCTGGCAAAATGGCTTAGATAATTACAGTGAAGTTCCTGTTCCTTCAAGTTATAATGATCTATTTACAGATAAAGATATTAGAGAACATGTTGGAGATGTCTGGTATCAAACAGAATTTTATTTAGCAGAAGAGTGGCAGCACAAAAATGTAAATTTACGTTTTGGTAGTGCTACACACAGAGCTGAAGTCTGGCTGAATGGCGAAAAAATTGCAGAACATGAGGGAGGCTACATGCCTTTTGGTGCAATTATTAATGAAGCCGGTAACTTTGGGCAGAAAAATACTCTTGTAGTTGTTGTAAACAATGAGCTTGATTTAACAACTATACCAACAGGCCAGGTAAAAGAGTATGATAATGGTAAAAAAAGATTATTTCCCTATTTTGATTTCTATAACTATGCTGGAATTCATTCTGCAGTAAAACTACAGATTTTACCCAAAGACTATATATATGATATTACTACAGTTACAGATTATGACGGAAGTACTGGTTTGGTAGAATATGAAATAGAAAGCAGCAGTGATTTAGAAATAAAAGTTGAATTAAAAGATGCAGCCGGAAATATAGTTGCTGAAGCTACTGGAGCTAAAGCTAAGCTTGAAGTAGAAGATGTTAAGCTCTGGCAGCCTGGTGAGGGATATTTATACCAGTTGGAAGTAAATTTATTAAATGATGGAGATCTTGTTGATAATTATCCACTACCAGTAGGAATCAGAACAGTTGAAGTTAAAGGCAATCGATTTTTAATAAATGGAGAGCAGTTCTACTTTAAAGGTTTCGGTAAACATCAAGATAGTGAGATTAATGGTCGTGGATTTGATCCTGCAGTAATGATCAGAGATGCTGAGCTTTTAGACTGGATTAATGCTAATTCAGTCCGTACATCTCATTATCCCTATGATGAAGAATTTTATCGGATGTGTGACCGCCGTGGAGTTGTGGTTATTGACGAGACTCCAGCAGTCGGCTTATTTGATATGAATATGAACTTCCTGGCAGCTGGTACCGGTAAGAAATCCGATTTCTTTGATAAGGAAATTGTACATCAGGAGACCAAAGAAAATCACAAAAGAGAAATTGAACGACTGATAAAAAGAGATAAAAACCATGCCTCTGTTGTCATGTGGTGTCTGGCAAATGAACCTGATAGTGCTCAGGAGAGAGCAGAAGAATATTTTAAAGATATCTTTTCCTTTGCCAGAGGGCTTGATCCACAGGAGAGACCTTTAACCTTTACCAATATAATGACAGCTCCTTATGGAAAATGTAAGGCTGCTCAATTTGCAGATGTGATTTCTTTAAACCGCTATTACGGCTGGTATATAATTGGTGGTTCTGAGCTCGAATATGCACAAAAAGATTTTGAAGAAGAACTTGCAGGCTGGGAAAAAGAAGGAAAACCAATTCTGATGACAGAATATGGTGCAGACACTAAAGCTGGAATTCATAAACTTCCTTCAGTACAGTGGTCTGAAGAATATCAGAATGAATATTTAGAACTTCAACATAAAGTCTTTGATAACTGTGATTCTTTAGTTGGAGAACAGATGTGGAATTTCGCAGATTTTCAAACTGTTGAAGGGATTTTAAGAGTCAATGGTAATAAAAAAGGTGCATTTACCAGAGATAGACAGCCTAAAATGGCAGCCCATCTTTTAAGAAAAAGATGGTCAAAAATTTAG